From a single Pseudoalteromonas nigrifaciens genomic region:
- the serS gene encoding serine--tRNA ligase, with protein sequence MLDSKFLRQDIEQTAARLAARGYELDVATVTALEEKRKTLQVKTQELQSQRNASAKAIGQAKAKGEDAQPLLDAVANLGSELDAAKAQQDVVLAAINDIALAIPNLPDESVPAGKDEDDNVEILTWGTPKKFDFDVKDHVDVGQDLNGLDFEMGVKISGARFTVMRGQVARMHRALTQYMLDTHTDKNGYTEMYVPYLVNSASLYGTSQLPKFAGDLFHTLGLVNDDGEQQSGFSLIPTAEVPLTNSARDEIYDESDLPIRLTAHTPCFRSEAGSYGRDTRGLIRQHQFDKVELVQLVKPEDSMATLEELTGHAEQILQELELPYRKVILCMGDMGFGSAKTYDLEVWLPAQNTYREISSCSNMVDFQARRMQARFRREGAKKPELLHTLNGSGLAVGRTLVAILENYQQADGSVVVPEVLRPYMGGLEVIGKQ encoded by the coding sequence ATGTTAGATTCTAAATTTTTACGTCAAGATATCGAACAAACTGCAGCACGCTTAGCGGCTCGCGGTTACGAACTCGATGTAGCGACGGTCACGGCACTTGAAGAAAAACGCAAAACATTACAAGTAAAAACGCAAGAACTTCAAAGTCAGCGTAATGCAAGCGCAAAAGCAATTGGCCAAGCTAAAGCCAAAGGCGAAGACGCTCAACCGCTACTTGATGCAGTTGCTAACTTAGGTAGCGAACTAGACGCAGCAAAAGCGCAGCAAGATGTAGTATTAGCCGCAATTAACGACATTGCCTTAGCAATTCCAAACTTGCCAGACGAATCAGTACCTGCAGGTAAAGACGAAGACGACAACGTTGAAATACTAACGTGGGGCACTCCTAAAAAGTTTGATTTTGACGTGAAAGATCACGTTGATGTAGGCCAAGACTTAAACGGCTTAGACTTTGAAATGGGCGTTAAAATTAGTGGCGCACGCTTTACTGTAATGCGCGGCCAAGTAGCGCGTATGCATCGTGCATTAACGCAATACATGCTAGACACCCACACAGACAAAAACGGTTACACAGAAATGTACGTACCGTACCTAGTAAATAGCGCAAGTCTATACGGCACTAGCCAATTACCTAAGTTTGCGGGCGATTTGTTCCACACGCTAGGCCTTGTAAACGACGATGGCGAACAGCAATCAGGCTTTAGCTTAATCCCTACAGCAGAAGTACCACTTACTAACAGTGCACGCGATGAAATTTACGACGAAAGCGATTTGCCAATTCGTTTAACCGCGCACACGCCATGTTTTAGAAGTGAAGCCGGCAGCTATGGTCGCGACACTCGCGGCTTAATTCGCCAGCACCAGTTTGATAAAGTAGAACTTGTACAGCTGGTAAAACCAGAAGACTCAATGGCAACGCTTGAAGAGTTAACAGGTCATGCAGAGCAAATACTACAAGAGCTTGAACTACCGTACCGTAAAGTAATTTTATGCATGGGCGACATGGGCTTTGGCTCAGCTAAAACCTACGACTTAGAAGTATGGTTACCAGCGCAAAACACCTACCGCGAAATTTCATCATGTTCAAACATGGTAGATTTTCAGGCGCGCCGTATGCAAGCACGTTTTCGCCGTGAAGGGGCTAAAAAGCCAGAGTTACTACATACACTAAATGGTTCAGGCTTAGCCGTTGGCCGTACACTCGTAGCCATACTAGAAAACTACCAACAAGCCGATGGCTCAGTAGTAGTACCAGAAGTATTACGCCCATATATGGGCGGCCTTGAAGTGATTGGTAAGCAATAA
- the crcB gene encoding fluoride efflux transporter CrcB has translation MIKLYMMIALGGASGACLRFFISESMLKLLGRGFPFGTLAVNILGSLLMGILYGLLDKDIIAESPAKALIGVGFLGALTTFSTFSMDSLLLLQQGHFIKMALNIILNVMVCIFMAWLGLQLVMQKG, from the coding sequence ATGATTAAACTTTATATGATGATCGCCCTTGGCGGAGCCTCAGGAGCGTGTTTACGGTTTTTTATTAGCGAAAGCATGCTAAAACTCCTCGGTAGGGGATTCCCTTTTGGCACGTTGGCGGTTAATATTCTGGGTTCATTGTTGATGGGCATTTTGTACGGTTTACTAGATAAAGATATAATCGCCGAAAGCCCTGCTAAAGCCCTGATCGGGGTTGGCTTTTTAGGTGCGTTAACCACCTTTTCAACATTTTCAATGGATTCGCTGTTGTTGTTACAACAAGGTCACTTTATTAAAATGGCCCTCAATATCATCTTAAACGTGATGGTGTGTATTTTTATGGCTTGGCTGGGCCTTCAGCTAGTAATGCAAAAAGGTTAA